The following proteins come from a genomic window of Pseudomonas sp. J452:
- a CDS encoding alpha/beta hydrolase, protein MTQHITTVRTQRKTIKATLMATIVGLSAAEVGAADYQQNPFTLAYDGAIAKNEPGKVNIHPVTYRLNGLDISANVYTPANYDPAKKYPAVVVAHPNGGVKEQVAGLYAQRLAEQGYITVAADAAYQGASGGQPRNVDKPAYRIEDIHGMADFLTQYAGVDQQRLGLLGLCGGGGYSLAAAQTDKRFQSVATLSMFNSGRVRRNGYVDSQLGTIQERLQQASNARAQQAAGGEVVYSGDANLTDEQIAKLPFALYRQGYEYYWKTHAHPNSTFKYTTSSLLDLMRFDATNQIELIQQPLLMIAGSEADSLYMTEDAFAKATGTQDKELFKIEGATHIETYWVPKYVDAAMDKLTAFFGRTL, encoded by the coding sequence ATGACCCAGCACATCACTACTGTTCGTACGCAACGTAAAACGATCAAGGCCACGCTTATGGCCACTATTGTTGGGCTCTCTGCTGCCGAGGTCGGGGCCGCCGATTACCAGCAGAACCCCTTCACCTTGGCCTATGACGGTGCAATTGCGAAGAACGAGCCGGGCAAGGTCAACATCCATCCAGTCACCTACAGGCTCAATGGCCTGGATATTTCTGCCAACGTCTACACCCCGGCGAACTACGACCCTGCGAAGAAATACCCCGCAGTAGTCGTAGCGCACCCTAATGGCGGGGTGAAGGAGCAGGTCGCGGGCCTGTATGCCCAGCGTTTGGCGGAGCAAGGCTATATCACCGTTGCCGCCGATGCGGCTTACCAAGGTGCCAGTGGTGGCCAGCCGCGCAATGTGGACAAGCCTGCGTACCGCATCGAAGACATCCATGGCATGGCGGACTTCCTTACTCAGTATGCCGGCGTCGACCAGCAGCGTTTGGGCCTGCTCGGCCTCTGCGGCGGTGGCGGCTACTCATTGGCCGCCGCTCAGACCGACAAACGCTTTCAGTCGGTCGCGACCTTGAGCATGTTCAACTCAGGCCGGGTTCGCCGTAATGGCTACGTGGATTCGCAACTGGGCACCATCCAGGAGCGTTTGCAGCAGGCATCCAATGCCCGCGCCCAGCAAGCAGCTGGCGGCGAGGTGGTCTATTCAGGGGATGCCAACCTGACCGATGAGCAGATCGCCAAGTTGCCGTTCGCGCTGTATCGGCAGGGCTACGAGTACTACTGGAAGACCCACGCGCATCCCAACTCGACCTTCAAGTACACCACCAGCAGCCTGCTGGACTTGATGCGCTTTGATGCCACCAACCAGATCGAACTGATCCAGCAACCGTTGCTGATGATCGCAGGCAGTGAGGCCGACAGCCTGTACATGACTGAGGATGCCTTCGCCAAGGCTACCGGCACCCAGGACAAAGAGCTGTTCAAGATCGAGGGGGCTACCCATATCGAAACCTACTGGGTGCCGAAGTATGTGGATGCCGCGATGGACAAGCTGACGGCGTTCTTCGGTAGAACTCTTTAG
- a CDS encoding VWA domain-containing protein → MDFAALWPHWLRPWSLALLPLCAWLIWQLWHRERRSGRWQLLLPALFQSALLTGGRTRQNRLPWIALGLGWLLAVLALLGPSWQRMEQASQKRADPLVVMLELTPAMLAGDAAPDRLSQAKRKLLDLLQARQDAQTAILVYAGSAHTLVPLSDDLATASNLLDALKPSIMPEPGRRADLAMSKAISLLEQGAQGRGRLLLITSELSQDERSGIQRVLGKRSAQLRILGIGTAQGAPILGEDGSFLKDAQGAILLPRLDAAGLKRFASELGGQYRQASLDDRDLRGLGLFDGPQSLREDGEPTQLTTWADQGHWLLLPLLLLAACAGRRGWLFCLPLLLALPQPSYAFEFRDLWLRPDQQGQRLLQAEKPKEAAERFADPQWQGEALYRAGDYPAAAERFAQSDSASAHYNRGNALAKSNELEAALDAYDQALEQQPDLHAAQQNKTLVEQLLQQQKQQQQQQQQSGQEGEPQEPGSEQPQSGSPGQQQPSSGEPQSQPDGEDAAEQPTADNPAKPGEQQSEGPAEKPGDDGSENQSQAAQDSAAAEAQAGSGQALGDEQRDALEQWLRQIPDEPGELLRRKFLYEQQQRQEQSR, encoded by the coding sequence ATGGACTTCGCCGCCCTCTGGCCACACTGGCTGCGCCCCTGGAGCCTGGCTCTTCTGCCCCTGTGCGCCTGGCTGATCTGGCAGCTGTGGCACCGCGAACGGCGCAGCGGGCGCTGGCAACTGCTGCTGCCGGCGCTATTCCAGAGCGCCCTGCTCACTGGCGGGCGCACCCGGCAGAATCGTCTGCCGTGGATCGCCCTCGGCCTGGGCTGGCTGCTGGCCGTGCTGGCCCTGCTCGGCCCCAGCTGGCAGCGCATGGAGCAGGCCAGCCAGAAGCGCGCCGACCCGCTGGTGGTGATGCTCGAACTGACCCCGGCCATGCTCGCCGGCGATGCCGCGCCGGACCGCCTGAGCCAGGCCAAGCGCAAGCTGCTCGACCTGCTGCAGGCGCGCCAGGATGCGCAGACCGCGATTCTGGTGTATGCCGGCAGCGCGCATACCCTGGTGCCGCTGTCCGATGACCTAGCCACGGCCAGCAACCTGCTGGACGCGCTCAAGCCGTCGATCATGCCGGAGCCGGGACGACGCGCCGACCTGGCCATGAGCAAGGCCATCAGCCTGCTCGAACAGGGCGCCCAGGGCCGCGGCCGCCTGTTGCTGATCACCAGTGAACTGAGCCAGGACGAGCGCAGCGGTATTCAGCGCGTGCTGGGCAAGCGCAGCGCGCAGCTGCGCATCCTCGGCATCGGTACGGCGCAGGGCGCGCCGATCCTCGGTGAAGACGGCAGCTTCCTCAAGGATGCTCAGGGCGCGATCCTGCTGCCGCGCCTGGATGCCGCCGGCCTCAAACGCTTCGCCAGCGAACTGGGCGGCCAGTATCGCCAGGCCAGCCTGGATGACCGAGACCTGCGCGGCCTCGGCCTGTTCGACGGCCCGCAGAGCCTGCGCGAAGACGGCGAGCCGACCCAGCTGACCACCTGGGCCGACCAGGGCCACTGGCTGTTGCTGCCGCTGTTGCTGCTGGCCGCCTGTGCCGGGCGCCGTGGCTGGCTGTTCTGCCTGCCGCTGCTGCTGGCCCTGCCGCAACCCAGCTATGCCTTCGAATTCCGCGACCTGTGGCTGCGCCCGGACCAGCAAGGCCAGCGCCTGCTACAAGCGGAGAAACCCAAGGAAGCCGCCGAGCGTTTTGCCGACCCGCAGTGGCAGGGCGAAGCCCTCTATCGCGCCGGCGACTACCCCGCCGCGGCCGAGCGCTTCGCCCAGAGCGACAGCGCCAGCGCCCACTACAACCGCGGCAATGCCCTGGCCAAGAGCAACGAGCTGGAAGCGGCCCTGGACGCCTATGACCAGGCCCTGGAGCAACAGCCGGACCTGCATGCCGCGCAGCAGAACAAGACCCTGGTCGAGCAACTGCTGCAGCAGCAAAAACAGCAACAGCAACAACAGCAGCAATCCGGGCAAGAAGGTGAGCCGCAGGAGCCCGGCAGTGAACAGCCGCAGTCGGGCAGCCCAGGTCAGCAGCAACCCTCCTCCGGCGAACCGCAGTCGCAGCCCGACGGAGAAGACGCTGCCGAGCAGCCGACTGCCGACAACCCCGCCAAGCCGGGCGAGCAACAGAGTGAAGGCCCGGCGGAAAAGCCCGGCGATGACGGCAGCGAAAACCAGTCGCAGGCCGCGCAGGACAGCGCTGCCGCCGAAGCCCAGGCCGGCAGCGGGCAGGCCCTCGGCGACGAGCAGCGCGATGCCCTGGAACAATGGCTGCGGCAGATCCCGGACGAACCCGGCGAGCTGCTGCGACGTAAATTTCTCTATGAACAGCAACAGCGCCAGGAACAGTCTCGATGA
- a CDS encoding vWA domain-containing protein, with product MFEFAWPWAFLLAPLPWLLRLLLPVADSGEAALKISFLSELEGLSGRRARASLPAWRQQAPFALLWLLLLLATARPEWVGEPLPLPASGRDLLLAVDVSGSMEQRDMQWDGEEVSRLELVKQLFGDFIEDRQGDRVGLILFGSRAYLQSPLTFDRHTVRVWLDEALINIAGPQTAIGDAIGLAVKRLRQRPADSRVLVLITDGANNGGEIEPRTAARLAAEERVKIYTIGVGADPEQSGIMGMLGLSPGIDLDEATLIDIAEQTGGSYFRARTSEELQDIEAALDHLEPAAQLPTRARPALALYGWPLGAALLLSLLLVAHELWPHSLQTLSQRLRRNR from the coding sequence ATGTTTGAGTTCGCCTGGCCCTGGGCCTTTCTCCTCGCCCCGCTGCCCTGGCTGCTGCGCCTGCTGCTGCCGGTGGCGGACAGCGGTGAAGCGGCGCTAAAGATCAGTTTCCTCAGCGAACTGGAAGGCCTCAGCGGCCGCCGCGCCCGTGCCAGCCTGCCGGCCTGGCGCCAGCAAGCGCCGTTCGCCCTGCTCTGGTTGTTGCTGCTGCTCGCCACGGCACGCCCGGAATGGGTCGGCGAGCCGTTGCCCTTGCCGGCCAGCGGCCGCGACCTGCTGCTGGCGGTGGACGTGTCCGGCTCCATGGAACAGCGCGACATGCAGTGGGACGGCGAAGAGGTCTCGCGCCTGGAGCTGGTCAAGCAGCTATTCGGCGACTTTATCGAGGATCGCCAGGGCGATCGCGTCGGCCTGATCCTGTTCGGCAGCCGCGCCTACCTGCAATCGCCGCTGACCTTCGACCGCCACACCGTGCGGGTCTGGCTGGATGAGGCGCTGATCAATATCGCCGGCCCGCAGACCGCCATCGGCGACGCCATCGGCCTGGCGGTCAAGCGCCTGCGCCAGCGCCCGGCCGACAGCCGGGTACTGGTGCTGATCACCGACGGCGCCAACAACGGCGGCGAGATCGAACCGCGTACCGCCGCGCGCCTGGCCGCCGAGGAACGGGTGAAGATCTACACCATCGGTGTCGGTGCCGACCCCGAGCAAAGCGGGATCATGGGCATGCTCGGCCTCAGCCCCGGTATCGACCTGGACGAAGCGACCCTGATCGACATCGCCGAACAGACCGGCGGCAGCTACTTCCGCGCGCGCACCAGCGAGGAATTGCAGGATATCGAGGCCGCCCTCGATCACCTGGAACCGGCTGCCCAGCTGCCGACCCGCGCGCGTCCGGCCCTGGCCCTGTACGGCTGGCCGCTCGGCGCGGCGCTGCTGCTCAGCCTGCTGCTGGTGGCCCATGAACTGTGGCCGCACAGCCTGCAGACCCTCAGCCAGCGCCTGCGGAGAAACCGCTGA
- a CDS encoding DUF4381 domain-containing protein yields MNPLDQLQPTIAPPPVAWWPPAPGWWLLAVLLPLLLWGLWVLRRYLPKKKQTKQAEIQLDPLRLAALAELERLSKPYDGVPAGPWLQQLNALLKRLCRAHYPQDHSHTLSGRAWLAFLDSRCPAAGLTRYMVLVEGGYRAGCTLDDKAIAGLSQAVDTWIRKHV; encoded by the coding sequence GTGAACCCGCTCGACCAGCTGCAACCGACCATCGCCCCGCCGCCCGTGGCCTGGTGGCCGCCGGCACCCGGCTGGTGGCTGCTCGCCGTGTTGCTGCCGCTGCTGCTCTGGGGCCTGTGGGTCCTGCGCCGCTACCTGCCCAAGAAGAAACAAACCAAGCAGGCCGAAATACAGCTCGACCCCTTGCGCCTGGCCGCCCTGGCCGAGCTGGAGCGCCTGAGCAAACCTTACGACGGCGTGCCTGCCGGTCCCTGGCTGCAGCAATTGAATGCCCTGCTCAAGCGCCTGTGCCGCGCCCACTATCCGCAGGATCACAGCCACACCCTGAGCGGCCGCGCCTGGCTGGCCTTCCTCGACAGCCGCTGCCCGGCCGCCGGGCTAACCCGCTACATGGTGCTGGTGGAAGGTGGTTACCGCGCCGGCTGCACCCTGGATGACAAGGCCATCGCCGGCCTCAGCCAGGCCGTCGATACCTGGATTCGCAAGCATGTTTGA
- a CDS encoding DUF58 domain-containing protein, producing MHSQPTQPGIRVSLAELIEMRHRVREVQLFSTPAKRSPLIGLHHSKLRGRGVDFDQVRVYQPGDDVRTIDWRVTARTQEPHTKLFHEERERPIFIMVEQSRRLFFGSGLQFKSVLAAQAASLFGWAALTHNDRIGGLVFGDHEHHEIKPRRSKQSLLQLLNRLARANQALHGEAQNGRDTFGLALRRAREVLRPGSLAIILCDERTLGDAAEQQLTLLARHTDLLLLPVSDPLDHALPAAGLLRFFEHGAQLELDTHNPDLRAAYHALGEQRRARWQRLAQKLGVPLLPLSTASDLVEQLRDHLNSQQRGGKRP from the coding sequence GCAACCCGGTATCCGCGTCAGCCTCGCCGAGCTGATCGAGATGCGTCACCGCGTGCGCGAGGTGCAGCTGTTCTCCACTCCGGCCAAGCGCAGCCCGCTGATCGGCCTGCACCACTCCAAGCTGCGCGGGCGTGGCGTCGACTTCGACCAGGTGCGCGTCTACCAGCCCGGCGACGACGTGCGCACCATCGACTGGCGTGTCACCGCACGCACCCAGGAGCCGCACACCAAGCTGTTCCACGAGGAGCGCGAGCGGCCGATCTTCATCATGGTCGAGCAAAGCCGGCGGCTGTTCTTCGGCTCCGGCCTGCAGTTCAAATCGGTACTCGCCGCCCAGGCCGCCAGCCTGTTCGGCTGGGCCGCGCTGACCCACAACGACCGCATCGGCGGCCTGGTGTTCGGCGACCACGAGCACCACGAGATCAAGCCAAGGCGCAGCAAGCAGAGCCTGCTGCAACTGCTCAACCGCCTAGCGCGCGCCAACCAGGCCCTGCATGGCGAAGCGCAGAACGGCCGCGACACCTTCGGCCTGGCCTTGCGCCGCGCCCGCGAGGTACTGCGCCCGGGCAGCCTGGCGATCATCCTGTGCGACGAGCGCACCCTCGGCGATGCCGCCGAGCAGCAACTGACCCTGCTCGCCCGGCACACCGACCTGCTCCTGCTGCCGGTTTCCGATCCGCTCGACCATGCCCTGCCGGCCGCCGGTCTGCTGCGCTTCTTCGAGCACGGCGCGCAGCTCGAACTGGACACCCACAACCCCGACCTGCGCGCCGCCTACCATGCCCTCGGCGAACAACGCCGTGCGCGCTGGCAGCGCCTGGCGCAGAAGCTCGGCGTGCCGCTGCTGCCGCTGTCCACCGCCAGCGACCTGGTCGAGCAACTGCGCGACCACCTGAACAGCCAGCAACGCGGGGGGAAACGCCCGTGA